In Nycticebus coucang isolate mNycCou1 chromosome 24, mNycCou1.pri, whole genome shotgun sequence, a single window of DNA contains:
- the CST7 gene encoding cystatin-F, which yields MRSAGALLALYCLVLSAPGDPAPDFCSQDLNLGVKPGFPEPVKTNNQRVLEAARHSVEKFNNCTNDMFLFKESHIRRALVQIVKGLKYMLEVEIGRTTCKKNRHPSLDNCDFQTNRTLKLTLSCYSEVWVIPWLQSFQVPVLRCH from the exons ATGCGTTCAGCCGGCGCGCTGCTCGCCCTCTACTGCCTGGTCCTGAGCGCCCCTGGGGACCCGGCCCCAG ATTTCTGCTCCCAGGACCTTAACTTGGGTGTGAAACCAGGATTTCCTGAACCAGTAAAGACCAATAACCAGAGAGTCCTCGAAGCGGCCAGACACAGTGttgaaaaattcaacaactgCACGAATGACATGTTCCTGTTCAAGGAGTCCCACATCAGGAGAGCTCTGGTCCAG ATAGTGAAAGGCCTGAAGTACATGCTTGAGGTGGAAATTGGCAGAACGACCTGCAAGAAGAACAGGCACCCCAGTCTGGACAACTGTGACTTCCAAACCAACCGCACCTTGAAGCTG ACTCTGAGCTGCTACTCTGAAGTCTGGGTCATCCCCTGGCTGCAAAGTTTCCAGGTGCCGGTTCTCCGCTGTCACTGA